The following proteins are encoded in a genomic region of Leptolyngbya boryana PCC 6306:
- a CDS encoding GUN4 domain-containing protein, whose product MLNKISSQYWLIAGLSLVGLGGLFAPRLLASSVPVGVPKLSKQPSVAANTLRSQQGIDYAPLQQLLQDRKWQEANQLTSILILKAARQEHQGYLRATDIQSLACSDLQIVDRLWKSTSNGRFGLSTQATVWRNLKGASYEDSLRFEQQVGWNSDQPTLINDPSTVPVGYFPFRPAGKTGIKNAFGGWWIREMPIRLQQCNIK is encoded by the coding sequence ATGCTCAATAAAATTTCCAGCCAGTATTGGTTAATTGCTGGACTCAGCTTAGTGGGATTAGGCGGCTTATTTGCTCCACGTCTGCTTGCTTCCTCTGTTCCCGTGGGGGTGCCAAAACTGTCAAAGCAACCGTCAGTCGCTGCAAACACCTTGCGATCGCAGCAAGGGATTGACTACGCACCGCTTCAGCAGCTTCTACAGGATAGAAAATGGCAAGAAGCAAATCAATTGACTTCGATTCTCATCCTGAAAGCTGCCCGTCAGGAGCACCAAGGCTACTTGAGAGCCACAGACATCCAGAGCTTAGCTTGTTCAGATTTACAGATTGTTGATCGCCTTTGGAAAAGTACCAGCAATGGGCGTTTTGGATTAAGTACTCAAGCAACTGTTTGGCGAAACCTCAAGGGAGCCAGCTACGAGGATTCCCTACGATTTGAGCAGCAGGTTGGTTGGAACTCTGATCAACCAACGCTGATTAATGATCCTAGCACTGTCCCAGTTGGGTATTTTCCCTTTCGACCCGCAGGTAAGACGGGAATCAAGAATGCGTTCGGCGGCTGGTGGATTCGAGAAATGCCAATCCGATTGCAACAGTGCAACATTAAATAA
- a CDS encoding HNH endonuclease domain-containing protein, with product MSLIPAGSVISTILKHDSKQTSYKIALLRAINDIVLMFPDLRNSNQAVAIPLRMLAERWVAYYWPFVQRDCSIWQGPRSFRDGVLRSDLSFRASLTILREQWEHLNRGLGKPSDGFFIVNELRVPRKRQTYPVSLLEAYDITISAIRRTIEQPIRYAGAGEWSVFDRPTRLDRLEATVVAVPSSRPHERCVVVSAELWQTFQSMSLWVEALCIHEWCLFSETVDEQAERGHIYSLLTDRPDNRRPLTWERNKIDLLILEGHTFICPWTHREITPGVAYDLDHLMPVSIYPINELWNLVPADPKFNSHVKRDRLPTIERLQQAQPYFELAYSQYSASESLSDVLREDAEIRFSQLQQDLFAASLAHAVADFIEQVAETRNLSRFG from the coding sequence ATGAGCTTGATTCCAGCAGGCAGCGTTATCAGTACGATTCTGAAGCATGACTCGAAGCAGACAAGTTACAAGATTGCCCTGCTGCGAGCGATTAATGACATCGTGCTGATGTTCCCCGATCTTCGCAATTCCAATCAAGCGGTTGCCATTCCACTGCGAATGTTGGCGGAACGCTGGGTTGCTTATTACTGGCCGTTTGTGCAGCGAGATTGCTCAATCTGGCAAGGACCGCGATCGTTTCGAGATGGCGTACTTCGCAGTGATCTATCATTTCGCGCCTCGCTGACCATACTCCGAGAACAGTGGGAGCACTTGAATCGAGGATTGGGCAAACCCAGCGATGGGTTCTTTATCGTCAACGAACTGCGCGTTCCCAGAAAGCGACAAACGTATCCGGTCTCATTGCTAGAGGCTTACGATATTACAATCTCCGCTATCCGCAGAACGATCGAGCAACCGATCCGGTACGCTGGAGCGGGCGAATGGAGTGTGTTTGATCGTCCTACTCGCCTTGATCGCTTAGAGGCAACCGTTGTTGCTGTCCCAAGTAGCCGACCCCATGAGCGCTGTGTGGTTGTCTCAGCCGAGTTATGGCAGACGTTTCAATCGATGTCTTTGTGGGTCGAAGCACTGTGTATCCATGAGTGGTGTTTGTTTAGCGAAACGGTCGATGAGCAGGCAGAACGAGGACACATTTATTCGCTGCTCACGGATCGCCCTGATAACCGTCGTCCGCTGACCTGGGAGCGCAACAAAATTGACTTACTGATCCTCGAAGGTCATACCTTTATTTGCCCCTGGACACACCGCGAAATTACTCCAGGTGTTGCCTATGATCTAGACCATCTGATGCCTGTTTCCATTTACCCGATCAACGAGCTGTGGAATCTCGTTCCTGCCGATCCAAAATTCAATTCCCATGTCAAACGCGATCGCTTACCCACCATTGAACGGCTCCAGCAAGCGCAGCCCTATTTTGAACTGGCATACAGTCAATACAGCGCTTCAGAATCCTTGTCCGATGTGCTTCGGGAGGACGCAGAAATCCGGTTCTCGCAGCTACAACAAGACCTTTTTGCTGCATCCTTAGCTCATGCAGTCGCTGATTTCATTGAACAAGTTGCGGAAACTCGAAATTTGAGTCGATTTGGATAA
- a CDS encoding PDDEXK family nuclease — translation MEDFVWNNLSALFNLKGLARQYSLHHQVCDILAIDQSGQITIIELKNSIDRYIIQQLTRYFNAVVSQRPFLDQIDYQQPVRLIAIAPSFHAHNLVDQAYHQLSFELYTFAISSCNHGKLYFELRDSGAEQLIRLEIPEPFHPLIDRVEQHNTAQLAIAPAPPKSLANLLNALTQEQQAYVLSIREQLLEFDPAMIEVGKTTRTIYGLRKNKKDIYQTKLCAEIIPVALGVMRPRLRLQLPYLKRTLSRVSSDNSQKLVKGLTWVEVRHRREWDKTTAIQLLFYFGKGCSHHSYSLSLDEYSKVYQQLAGQYCSLQSLEDVMIVALEEWKA, via the coding sequence TTGGAAGACTTCGTTTGGAATAATTTGAGCGCGCTGTTTAATTTGAAGGGTTTAGCGCGTCAGTACTCGCTTCATCATCAAGTCTGTGACATTCTAGCGATTGACCAATCTGGTCAAATAACGATTATTGAATTGAAAAATTCAATTGATCGGTACATCATTCAACAGTTAACTCGCTACTTCAATGCAGTAGTAAGCCAAAGACCGTTTCTCGATCAAATTGATTACCAACAACCAGTTCGCCTGATTGCGATCGCCCCCTCTTTTCATGCTCACAATTTAGTCGATCAAGCCTACCATCAGCTTTCCTTTGAGTTGTACACCTTCGCCATTTCAAGCTGTAATCACGGCAAGTTATACTTTGAATTACGAGATTCAGGTGCAGAACAGCTCATCCGATTAGAGATCCCAGAACCGTTTCACCCTCTCATTGATCGCGTTGAGCAGCACAACACAGCTCAACTGGCGATTGCACCTGCGCCACCCAAATCCTTGGCGAACCTACTCAATGCTCTGACACAAGAACAACAAGCGTATGTCTTGTCGATTCGTGAGCAATTGCTGGAATTTGATCCTGCAATGATAGAAGTGGGGAAAACAACTCGCACGATATATGGGTTACGCAAAAACAAGAAGGATATTTACCAAACGAAGCTCTGTGCTGAGATAATTCCCGTTGCTTTGGGAGTGATGCGTCCTCGGCTGCGATTGCAATTACCTTATCTCAAACGCACACTCAGTCGAGTCAGCAGCGACAATTCACAGAAACTCGTCAAAGGATTAACTTGGGTTGAAGTTAGACATCGCCGCGAGTGGGACAAAACAACTGCCATTCAGCTCTTGTTCTACTTCGGTAAAGGTTGCAGCCATCATAGCTACTCACTCAGTCTAGACGAATATTCAAAGGTGTATCAGCAGTTAGCTGGACAATATTGCTCCTTACAATCATTAGAGGATGTGATGATTGTAGCCCTAGAAGAATGGAAAGCCTAG
- a CDS encoding DNA-processing protein DprA, giving the protein MLTETFNIGFNVIRPTWEIAAYESLWTRYSTTVQMAALFQRYRHALPSQVAQAEGFTIAEIERVKHETERLMPFRKYSALFYGDFEYPTRLQDAQSPIEVLYYRGNLDLLSSQSVAVIGSRKATANGIARSRKVARLLIKNGFTVMSGLAEGIDTAAHQEAIATGGKTIAVVGTALNCVYPRQNTSLHNELVRQHLVVSQVPFVQYSRQDYQQNREFFPERNKTMSALSLATVIVEASDTSGCLIQAQAAIAQGRKLFILKSCFESGFRWTRRFLALGAITIENGKELLEHLR; this is encoded by the coding sequence ATGCTGACAGAAACGTTCAATATCGGCTTCAATGTGATTCGTCCAACTTGGGAAATTGCAGCTTATGAGTCCCTGTGGACCCGATACTCAACTACAGTGCAAATGGCAGCTCTTTTCCAACGATACAGACATGCCTTGCCGTCACAAGTTGCCCAAGCGGAAGGATTTACGATCGCGGAGATTGAACGAGTCAAACATGAGACGGAGCGGCTTATGCCGTTTCGGAAGTATTCTGCTTTGTTCTATGGCGATTTCGAGTACCCAACACGATTGCAGGATGCACAGTCACCCATCGAAGTACTCTACTACAGAGGCAACTTGGATCTGCTTTCCTCGCAGTCGGTGGCAGTAATTGGGTCTCGCAAAGCTACTGCGAATGGAATCGCGCGATCGCGCAAGGTTGCCCGTCTTCTCATAAAAAACGGATTCACCGTGATGTCAGGTCTCGCTGAGGGAATTGATACGGCTGCTCATCAAGAAGCGATCGCGACTGGCGGCAAAACGATCGCAGTCGTTGGCACTGCTTTGAATTGTGTATATCCACGCCAGAATACTTCTCTACACAATGAACTTGTTCGACAGCATCTGGTGGTAAGTCAAGTTCCGTTCGTTCAATATTCCCGACAGGACTATCAGCAAAATCGCGAGTTCTTCCCAGAGCGGAACAAAACAATGTCGGCGTTGAGTTTGGCAACGGTAATCGTGGAAGCGTCAGATACGAGTGGTTGCCTAATTCAAGCTCAAGCTGCGATCGCGCAAGGGCGGAAACTATTCATTCTCAAGTCTTGCTTTGAAAGCGGATTCCGGTGGACTAGGCGATTCCTAGCACTGGGCGCTATTACGATCGAAAACGGGAAAGAATTGTTGGAGCACCTACGGTGA
- a CDS encoding antibiotic biosynthesis monooxygenase family protein, producing MILEVAILDVKPELTVEFETAFETASTIIASMPGYVSHELQCCLEKPSRYVLLVRWQTLEDHIIGFRQSPRYQEWRSLLHHFYDPFPVVEHYEAIFSNDSSIA from the coding sequence GTGATATTGGAAGTTGCTATTTTGGATGTGAAGCCGGAACTGACAGTTGAGTTTGAAACTGCTTTTGAGACCGCCTCAACTATTATTGCTTCGATGCCGGGTTATGTTTCTCATGAACTTCAGTGCTGCCTTGAAAAGCCGTCTCGTTATGTGCTGTTGGTTCGTTGGCAAACGCTGGAAGATCACATCATTGGCTTCCGCCAGTCCCCGCGGTACCAAGAATGGAGATCGCTCCTGCACCACTTCTACGATCCCTTTCCTGTGGTGGAACATTATGAGGCGATTTTCTCTAATGATTCCTCAATCGCTTGA
- a CDS encoding Uma2 family endonuclease: MIQALEKFRASEDKITVYHDRSWEQFKHIQKGLEGSPGVRLAFLEGVVEIFMPGQPHEIFKTIIGSLLEAFFLHWRIRVIPTGSVTQEQEGVASAQADESYCFGSVKPIPDLSIEVIFTSGSATKLKRYQALGVPEVWFWEDGLFTLYRLGENGYIRIYKSQIPELAELDFELLTQCVLAGETGWLEAVIRFRDALSKN, encoded by the coding sequence ATGATTCAGGCACTTGAGAAATTCAGAGCGTCAGAAGACAAGATCACGGTCTACCACGATCGTTCTTGGGAACAGTTCAAACATATTCAGAAAGGACTAGAAGGGTCTCCGGGTGTGAGACTGGCATTTCTCGAAGGAGTGGTTGAGATCTTCATGCCTGGACAACCGCACGAAATTTTCAAGACGATCATCGGTTCTTTGCTTGAGGCGTTCTTTTTGCACTGGAGAATTAGAGTCATTCCAACTGGATCTGTGACTCAGGAGCAGGAAGGGGTTGCCTCTGCTCAAGCCGATGAGTCTTACTGCTTCGGTAGTGTGAAACCGATTCCTGACTTGTCGATCGAGGTAATTTTCACTAGCGGCTCCGCGACGAAGTTGAAACGGTATCAGGCATTAGGTGTCCCGGAAGTGTGGTTTTGGGAAGATGGGCTGTTCACCCTGTATCGGTTGGGAGAGAACGGCTACATTCGGATCTATAAAAGCCAAATTCCTGAATTAGCAGAGCTTGACTTTGAATTACTAACGCAATGCGTTTTAGCAGGTGAAACGGGCTGGTTAGAAGCAGTTATAAGATTTAGAGACGCACTTTCTAAAAACTAA
- a CDS encoding Uma2 family endonuclease: MVETRFFPSLKGAIAMTATLSKLFTFEEWLAYEDGTDALYELDRGVLVEMGQARGRHGDIMEFLNDQFKAEIAKTNLPWISKMGGQVAVRVPQVGRRDTSRVPDVVVMGTEQWVEMAEREAVIELDEPPPPLVVEVVSTGTEITDHRKKRAEYNILGIGCYILVDWVKVNQNKKPMEQRVTVLTLRDGLYDEAVYRGDEIVNIPTFPNLKLTANQIIQAKL; encoded by the coding sequence ATGGTTGAAACCAGATTCTTCCCTTCTCTCAAAGGCGCGATCGCAATGACTGCAACCTTATCAAAACTGTTTACATTTGAGGAATGGCTTGCTTATGAAGATGGCACCGATGCCCTCTACGAGCTTGATCGTGGGGTGTTAGTTGAAATGGGACAAGCCAGAGGACGACATGGGGACATCATGGAATTCCTCAACGACCAGTTCAAAGCAGAAATTGCCAAAACCAACCTGCCTTGGATCTCTAAAATGGGTGGACAAGTTGCGGTGCGCGTTCCGCAGGTGGGAAGGCGCGATACAAGTCGGGTTCCAGACGTTGTAGTGATGGGAACTGAGCAATGGGTAGAAATGGCAGAGCGGGAAGCGGTCATTGAACTGGATGAACCCCCTCCCCCTTTGGTGGTTGAAGTAGTCAGTACAGGCACTGAGATCACTGACCACCGCAAGAAACGAGCCGAGTACAACATTTTGGGGATCGGTTGCTATATCTTGGTTGACTGGGTGAAAGTGAACCAAAACAAGAAGCCTATGGAGCAGCGAGTCACCGTTCTTACGCTGCGTGATGGACTTTACGACGAAGCCGTTTACCGTGGAGATGAAATTGTTAATATTCCTACGTTTCCAAATCTCAAATTAACGGCAAACCAGATCATTCAGGCAAAACTGTAA
- a CDS encoding thermonuclease family protein, which translates to MKKVLISTIALLLMMGLPAMSAERNSRETAQVRSPGKVVSVGDGDTMRVQQGHRISTVRLACVDAPEIKQAPYGRQAANRLKQLLPPGKAVQLRPVTTDRYGRMVAEVYVDGKSINLALVQEGQAVVYREYLNGCSETQSQYLQAENAARQNKRGFWNQPNPVMPADFRAGRSQPAQSSSKPVQQPTSLPACVNSDCDCGDFSSWEEAQRVLQAFPNDPFRLDRDRDGVACESLRR; encoded by the coding sequence ATGAAGAAGGTATTGATTTCGACGATCGCACTTCTGCTGATGATGGGTCTACCCGCAATGAGCGCAGAGCGGAACTCCAGAGAAACCGCTCAGGTTCGTTCACCTGGCAAAGTGGTCTCAGTGGGTGATGGTGATACGATGCGAGTGCAGCAAGGTCATCGCATATCAACCGTCAGATTAGCCTGTGTGGACGCTCCAGAAATAAAGCAGGCTCCTTATGGGCGGCAGGCAGCGAATCGCCTCAAGCAGTTGCTGCCTCCAGGAAAAGCGGTGCAGCTACGCCCAGTGACCACCGATCGCTACGGACGCATGGTAGCTGAGGTTTATGTAGATGGAAAATCGATTAACCTGGCACTCGTTCAAGAAGGACAAGCCGTTGTTTACCGCGAGTATTTGAACGGCTGCTCGGAGACCCAATCTCAGTATCTCCAGGCCGAAAATGCTGCTCGGCAAAATAAGCGAGGGTTCTGGAATCAGCCAAATCCCGTGATGCCTGCTGATTTTCGTGCAGGACGATCGCAGCCTGCTCAGTCGTCTTCAAAACCAGTTCAACAGCCGACTTCACTACCAGCTTGCGTCAATTCAGACTGTGATTGTGGGGACTTCTCCAGTTGGGAAGAGGCTCAACGGGTACTTCAGGCTTTTCCAAATGATCCGTTTAGGCTGGATCGCGATCGCGATGGTGTTGCTTGCGAATCATTGCGTCGATGA